CGTCCATTGTCGGTGATTTGAATAACGATGCTATTCCCGCGATGAAACGCATTGAGTGTGATCTCGCCCGCACGTGGCTTGCCAGCTGCCAAACGATCTTGCGGCGATTCGATGCCATGGTCGGCCGAATTACGTACCATGTGAATCAGCGGATCTCCCAACTCATCGATCATGCGTTTATCGAGTTCTGTCTTTTCTCCCAGAATCTCTAACGAAATCTCTTTGCCGTTGGTTCGTGAAATATCGCGTACCACGCGGCGGAATCGCCCAAACAGTGGCCCAATCGGAACCATCCGCGTGTCCATGATCGTTTTCTGAATTCCATCGGTCACGCGATCCAACTGATGGACGGCATCGAAGAAGCCAGTTAGCCCGGTTCGCACCATATTGACTCGTTGCATCTCAGAGCTAATCGCGTTCAAGTTTTGCTGAATCTTGCGAATTTGCCCATGGATGTCGGGCAAACCTTGCCCACGGTCTAGCGGCGAAGTATTGTCGGACGTCTCTAACAACTTCGAGCACATCGAATTGGTTGATTCCAACCATTGCTGGCATTGCTTGTGCGGCATTGCTGCCCGGAGGTTTTCGCCCAATTGATTGAAGCGAGCTTTGCTAATCACCAACTGTCCAGCTAGGTTCATCAATTGATCGAGACGGTCGATATCGACGCGTAATGTCTCGACCGGCTTTGCGTTGTTATCGCTGGTCTTGGCCGCTTCTTTTTTCAGAGGGGTTGCCTGGGCAGCGACCTCATTACGCGGGGTAACCGGAACAGCACTAACTCGTGGAGCAGCGGCGACCGGCTCTTTCTCAACAACCGGAGCCGGAGTAGCCACAGAAACCGTTTCGGCGAGTATTTCTTCCGCTTCCAGAGGTTCAAGCGCGATTTCGATCTCAACTTGATCTTCCTCAATCTCTTCGACTTCGATCACCTGCGTCGTCGCGACTTCTTGCGGTGGAGCAGGGGTGTCTACTTGGGAGATTTCTTCCAAGGCGTAGTGATTAACCCCGGAAACGTTGATGGCCTGGAAAATATCTTTATCTGGCTTCGTGGTCAGCAGGCCAACTTCTATCAACGAGAGGTTCTCGCAATCATCGAACGCCTCGCACGCGGGCATCGTCAATAAGATGCGGCCAAGCCGCTTGAGCTTCTCAATCAGTAGCTGAGCTTTGACGCCAATCAACGGCGTGTTCTGATTCAGCTCGACCTGAACGACACACAAGCGTTCGTTTTCTTTTATCTCGTGAGTAACAGCCTGGGCGAGCAAGGCGTTGCGATCGAGCGCGACGCTCTTTTCTTCCGGCAGGACTTCGTCGGGTTTTTCCTCGGTTGAGACCGCTTGCGAGACCTCGACTGCTAAAGCGTGAATCGCTTCAGCGGCTTGAAGTTCGCTGGCCAAAACGGCGAATTCAACATCTGCTTGCGTTCCTTCACGTAAATTTTTGGTGTAGGCGCGAAGTCCATCCGCACATGCTAACATCGCATCGGCGAGAAAAGCACTCAGCGATTGCTCGCTATCTCGATAACGTTGCAGTACATCTTCCATCAGGTGCGCGAGCTTCGCGGGCCGATTCAAACCGATCGATGCCGCCGACCCTTTAATTCGGTGAGCGGTACACATGATCGTGCGTACCGATTCGATATCAGCTTCCGAGCCCGATTCGAGTAGCAAGTCAACCATCTCATCGAGCGACATTTCCGTTTCGTCAAGGAAGATCGAGAGATACTTCGCAGGTACCTCTGTTTCATCGACCACACCGTGGAACATCGCCTCACATTCTGCGAGCAGCTGCGCCGCTTTCTCTTCCACCGTAACCTGCCCGGGAAGCGGAGAAGTTTCGCGGGGAACAGACTTGCTTGTATCTTCAGTCCTGGAGGAGGCCAGTTCTTCCAACGTTTCTTCGATGCTGCTTTGTTCGCCTTGCATTTTTACCGACCCTTGAGCTTCTAAGATGGCGGATATGGCTTGCAACTGGCTTGTGCAGTCCAAGTTATCGTTTTGGGATACTCTTAAGTGATCGATGAGTTCGCTCAATCGATCGACCGACGCGTAAACGACTTGAATCACGTTGCTGTTCAAGGCAACTTCATCCCGTCGCGCGGCGTCAAAAACATTCTCGATATTGTGCGTCAGGCCGTTGATTCGAGGCAGGCCTAGCATCGCGGATAAACCTTTGATGCTATGCGCGGAACGAAACATATCGTTTAATAAATCGATATCAACCTGAGCATGCTCTTCCTGCGAATCTGTACAAACCGACTTTTCCAACTCCATCAAGCGGTCGTTCAACCGTTCGATTAGTTGCGTCGATTCGTCCAAAAAATCTGCAAGCAGATCTTCGTTGCAATCATCATTTGCTGTCGCCTTGTCAACCATTACCCCGCCCCTGGTAAGTGATCACCGACCCTAACAACGTGTCGCCGGGCTTTTCTACTTCTTCTGGTACAACCAAGGATGTATTCGCTGAAAGGCCCCCATGAGATCACCAATGCCTTCTGCGGCCCCTGCCACCAAAAAGCCGCCTGGTTTCATCGTTTGTTCAATGTTCTTCAT
The sequence above is drawn from the Bremerella cremea genome and encodes:
- a CDS encoding chemotaxis protein CheA, with the protein product MVDKATANDDCNEDLLADFLDESTQLIERLNDRLMELEKSVCTDSQEEHAQVDIDLLNDMFRSAHSIKGLSAMLGLPRINGLTHNIENVFDAARRDEVALNSNVIQVVYASVDRLSELIDHLRVSQNDNLDCTSQLQAISAILEAQGSVKMQGEQSSIEETLEELASSRTEDTSKSVPRETSPLPGQVTVEEKAAQLLAECEAMFHGVVDETEVPAKYLSIFLDETEMSLDEMVDLLLESGSEADIESVRTIMCTAHRIKGSAASIGLNRPAKLAHLMEDVLQRYRDSEQSLSAFLADAMLACADGLRAYTKNLREGTQADVEFAVLASELQAAEAIHALAVEVSQAVSTEEKPDEVLPEEKSVALDRNALLAQAVTHEIKENERLCVVQVELNQNTPLIGVKAQLLIEKLKRLGRILLTMPACEAFDDCENLSLIEVGLLTTKPDKDIFQAINVSGVNHYALEEISQVDTPAPPQEVATTQVIEVEEIEEDQVEIEIALEPLEAEEILAETVSVATPAPVVEKEPVAAAPRVSAVPVTPRNEVAAQATPLKKEAAKTSDNNAKPVETLRVDIDRLDQLMNLAGQLVISKARFNQLGENLRAAMPHKQCQQWLESTNSMCSKLLETSDNTSPLDRGQGLPDIHGQIRKIQQNLNAISSEMQRVNMVRTGLTGFFDAVHQLDRVTDGIQKTIMDTRMVPIGPLFGRFRRVVRDISRTNGKEISLEILGEKTELDKRMIDELGDPLIHMVRNSADHGIESPQDRLAAGKPRAGEITLNAFHRGNSIVIQITDNGRGLSRDKILSKAVERGLINQLDAERMTDQQVYQLIWEPGFSTAETITEISGRGMGMDIVRAKIESINGVVEVDSKPGQGTVFTIRLPLTMAILPSLMAKIDGDLFSIPVESIVEIVCLHQEEVRTIHGKKTTVVRGRPVSVVELHETFRWNSPSPHVDHKADVTMVIIRNDSSELGMVVDGILGEEDVVVKSLAENYQNVEGISGACVLGNGRVALILDPAAVIELAVKRQAEILA